One genomic segment of Poecilia reticulata strain Guanapo unplaced genomic scaffold, Guppy_female_1.0+MT scaffold_1195, whole genome shotgun sequence includes these proteins:
- the LOC103461370 gene encoding zinc finger and SCAN domain-containing protein 10-like — protein MRFSHKEAAERFVSCLQPASQNPGPSLTRFVPAGSSADLLQCLTVRPDGSDGGALLQHCVPNRTRTRIIRPAAKLSDEPTDTRTRTRKRPALQSARRNGRPGRPRRRSPDPQEVEQEEERGAEDEDTGDPTWTPRGDRPPAPSEPEPDSGPEPDSGPGLQQVKLELDSTVCDVCGKVMKNKSSLARHSFIHTGKKPFACHLCPLRFNRRDNLRHHLSRLHPDGAPLRQRRPLAPAWLCAVCGKTFVCRSRLKTHEAIHSGVKPFRCDLCPKAYMRTNDLQHHRNVAHSSGAGPALRPASLLCHLCGKEFKCRSQLAIHFQTHTGERPHLCDICGRKFARQYQLKRHKALLHPSRATVEPSPPPDAPFTCSVCGRRLKSDTQLTEHARIHVGDNLHHCSVCLRGFQRAGYLRQHHLRVHLRAAAGEAPCGSRQRRAQLLPLHRLWEGVPVPLAAGQPRPGPQRRATVRLRLLQPQLPPPQPPEEAPAGGARRRGAAAAELRLPHLWQRQEVSLAARQARHHPHRGAAVRL, from the exons GCAGTGTCTGACAGTCCGACCCGACGGGTCAGACGGCGGCGCCCTGCTGCAGCACTGCGTCCCGaatagaaccagaaccaggatcatCAGACCTGCAGCCAAACTCTCTGATGAGCCCACtgacaccagaaccagaaccaggaagagGCCGGCTCTGCAGAGCGCCAGGCGCAATGGGAGGCCGGGCCGGCCGCGCCGCCGGTCACCCGACCCCCAGGAggtggagcaggaggaggagaggggggcGGAGGACGAAGACACCGGTGACCCCACCTGGACCCCCAGGGGAG ACCGGCCTCCGGCTCCGTCAGAGCCAGAACCGGACTCTGGGCCAGAACCGGACTCTGGGCCAGGCCTGCAGCAGGTGAAGCTGGAGCTGGACAGCACGGTGTGCGACGTGTGTGGGAAGGTGATGAAGAACAAGTCCAGCCTGGCGCGTCACTCCTTCATCCACACGGGGAAGAAGCCGTTCGCCTGCCACCTCTGCCCGCTGCGCTTCAACCGCCGCGACAACCTGCGCCACCACCTGAGCCGGCTGCACCCGGACGGCGCGCCGCTCCGCCAGCGCCGACCGTTGGCGCCGGCCTGGCTGTGCGCCGTCTGCGGGAAGACGTTTGTCTGCCGGTCGCGGCTGAAGACTCACGAGGCGATCCACTCTGGCGTGAAGCCGTTCCGCTGCGACCTCTGCCCCAAGGCCTACATGCGCACCAACGACCTGCAGCACCACAGGAACGTGGCGCACAGCTCCGGCGCCGGCCCGGCGCTCCGCCCCGCCTCGCTGCTCTGCCACCTCTGTGGTAAAGAGTTCAAGTGCCGCTCGCAGCTCGCTATCCACTTCCAGACTCACACCGGCGAGCGCCCGCACCTCTGCGACATCTGCGGCCGCAAGTTCGCCCGTCAGTACCAGCTGAAGCGCCACAAGGCGCTGCTGCACCCGAGCCGCGCCACCGTGGAACCCAGCCCGCCGCCTGACGCGCCGTTCACCTGCAGCGTCTGTGGCAGGCGGCTGAAGTCTGACACGCAGCTGACCGAACACGCTCGCATTCATGTGGGCGACAACCTGCACCACTGCAGCGTCTGCCTGCGCGGCTTCCAGCGCGCCGGCTACCTGCGGCAGCACCACCTGCGAGTGCACCTGAGGGCAGCGGCGGGCGAGGCGCCGTGCGGCTCCAGGCAGCGCCGCGCCCAGCTCCTTCCCCTGCACCGTCTGTGGGAAGGCGTTCCGGTTCCGCTCGCTGCTGGCCAGCCACGCCCTGGTCCACAGCGACGTGCGACCGTTCGCCTGCGACTTCTGCAGCCGCAGCTTCCGCCGCCTCAGCCACCTGAAGAGGCACCGGCAGGCGGTGCACGCCGACGGGGCGCGGCCGCCGCAGAGCTTCGTCTGCCACATCTGTGGCAAAGACAAGAAGTGTCGCTCGCAGCTCGCCAGGCACGTCATCATCCACACCGGGGAGCGGCCGTACGCCTGTGA